The following nucleotide sequence is from Candidatus Spechtbacterales bacterium.
ACAATTTCCAAAAATAAACAAACCTGAAGGGTCCGAGAAAAACGGAAACTTTTGGGAAAAGAAGTACGACGACGGAAACGGGGTTGAAAAAACAATAGTTTTTTGCCCTCAATGCGGAGGACAAGTTCTCGCCGCTGAAAAAGAAGTTGAGGCGGGAGAACACGCCTGCTCACACTGCGGATTTGAGGGAAACACAGTTTAGGAATTAGGCGTTAGCTTTTTAGCTTCTTAGAAAAAAATAAACCCGACAGCGAGCTGTCGGGTTTATTTTTTGGTG
It contains:
- a CDS encoding zinc ribbon domain-containing protein, giving the protein MSEQFPKINKPEGSEKNGNFWEKKYDDGNGVEKTIVFCPQCGGQVLAAEKEVEAGEHACSHCGFEGNTV